A segment of the Panicum hallii strain FIL2 chromosome 1, PHallii_v3.1, whole genome shotgun sequence genome:
GGCAGCTGGCAGACTATAGATGAAGCTGTAATGTAAAAAACGAAAAGAACAAAAGCTATTATCAACAGCAAGCTATTGAGTTTGAACTTAAAACCAAAATGAGGTTACCAACCCTACATGAACTACATTCAAAATATTCTTTGGATTTTCTGTTGTGTTAACAGAGGTGTGGATACAGAACCCATCTATTAGGGATGCAGCATATTTGGCCCTCACCATATAATTAGGCTGAACAAGGGCAGAAGGCTTTCATGATTgttgaaatgcccaaaatacTGAAGCATAAATGTTGGTAGCTGTTCCTACCATTGTATGTAGGTAAAGAATCACAAACAACAAACACAATTAAAGAATGACCAATGTTAGGCAGTGACCATAAGGCAAAACCACTCTTATGTGGAGTTCATGCTTTTCTGCAATGAAAAAGAGCCTGTGGAAATGCTATTTACTCTTTTATCTAATGTCACTTCAACTGTATTTAACATTTGAGCACAACTTGCACCATATCAGAAGCACGCAGCTTTAGTAAGCGCCAAATAATCATGACAAAAAACCTTTTAACTCCAATTTAGTAATGCCGTGACAAGCAATCATCTTGTTCAGCAGTACTGTTTCCACTGACAACTTATAAATATAGGCCGTGTGAAATTCCTGTCTATGGTCATTTTATAATAGTTTCTTGTTGCATAACTACCAAAATTTCATGAACCATATGCTACTAAAAAGGATGCATACTCTAATTTATATTCTACTAGTTCTGATAACTAAAAAGAGCATTAATGCAGAATGTTTCTCGGACATACCCTCCTTAATTAGTTTTGCATGCTGAAGAGTAGAAATCTGTATCCTCAGTTGCTTGTTTTCCATTGAAAGAGAATTGTGAAGCTGGAAAAGTGATGCCACTCTGACAGCCAAATCAGCTCCCATGTTCTGAAAGAATAAAATGACATTATTATCATAAAATAAGTACTTCTGAAGCCCTCGACATCAAAGTAAAATAAAAGATCAACACAATCACCTGAAGTGAATCAACAGTTCTCTCAAGTTCAGCAATGTATTGAAGCTTCCGGACCCTAGATCTCTGACCCGAACGCCTGCACAAATGTTGATTTGCTGAGTAGGCATCAATATTGAATCTCAATGGGCATGGCATTTTCTTTTGCGTAGTAGTATTTCAACTAGAAAAGTTCAATATCTATCAAACAAAAACTTGTATGAAGCATAAACAAGCACGTACAAAGAACTCAAAACATTCCAGATACAAGCATGAACATAGTGTGAATGTACATATAATATATGGCCTGGTAACATCAAACTTCTATATTAAAATCTTAGTCATGGATTTCTGTGAGTAGGGCAGTAAACATCAGGATGGTCATAGCTTGAAGCCCCACTATGTTTTAAAAAATGATTTAGCACAAAAACATACCCAGTAACACAGAAAATTGTGATTTATAATAAAAACATATGCACTAAAACGCACACATTCCACTCTTTTCAGCACTGTTTAGAATTGCTTGAATGTACCAAATGGGAAGGTGCAACAACCATTTACAAAGAAAGATTCGGTAAACAATTTTCTTATACATAGCATTGAAACCTATTGTCACTTTAGTTGGCACATTTAGTGCCAAGAATTAGTAAAGCTAGTATAAAATTAGCAAACTAACTTTCTGGTATACTGATGTCCATCTTCCATTTTACATGTAAGAAGTCTATGTAATTTACAAACCTTGGAAAAAGAATAATTCTGACTGATACATAACCCAGAAAACTTTGACCATTGGGCAATCTGGGTAGTGTCAAGTATTTACAAAACTAACAGGCGGTTGTTGCTTTTACAATAGTCAAGCAATGACGATTTAGTACTAACTTTTAACCACACCACATACCCATACCATTTCAACTATATGCTGCCAAGATCACGACAGTTAATTCTACCTGGAATTGCTACTGCTGGTGATAGAACTCAAAATTACCAGTGTCACGCACTTAGAAGTATTAGCAGTTAATTTTGTTTCTGCAAAGCAGTGGAGTATTAAGTTTCTTTTCTGTTGGCAAGAGTCAGAGTTCACAATTGCACTCTGTTCATGAAATTTCTATATTACTTGCATCTTCACTATGAATTCCAGTTTAGTAGACGAGATAATTCTACTGATTCGCATGAGCTCATACTTTCTGAATCAGAGATCATTTGAAGTACAGTAGATTTTGCACTCAAAAACATTAGAGTACCTTTTAAATGTCTTGTCTTGATCAGGATGGCCAAAAGCATCAGTAGCATCAGCAGTTCCATTTGCCACATTACCATTCACACCACTGGAGGCATCGATGGTCAGGTACTGCAAGGGGTTGCTGGGGACATTCTCAAGCACAGCATTTACCATAGAACTCTCTGAAGTTGTAAGCCTACTCTTCTGTCTTGGTGAATTCGGCCCATAAACACAGCTGGCCTCAACCACAGAACCACTTTCCCCACCTTCAACAGCATCCAGCAGGTCCTCAGCTTCACCACCTGGGCTTAGATCCCCTTCCTCGATGGGATGAATCGGGCTCTGGAACGTTGACAGGGCATCCAAGATAGCATCGGAGTCGCTACAAGCCCTTCTGAGAGGAGGAAGGTTGGGAACTTTCCCAGAATCTGCAAGGAGATCATCGAGCCAGCATGGCGGCTCACCAAAGAACGGATCCCCAGATGGAAACCTGCAGCTCTGGGTGAACAAGCTATCATCCCTTCGAGTGATCTGAGGACCCAGGGGTGGGCAGCGGGGCGGAAGGTGCGGTGACCGAGACATGGCGAGAACAAGCCCTTGTATCTCCGATGTCCTCCCTCTTCTGCTTCTGCTAAGCAACTAGAGCCAATCCAGCATCCCTTCCTTGCTTCTGTTCATTTGGAAAAACCAGCAGCCGATTATAACACATAAAACATGTGACCAGGAAGGAACACAGGCAGGGGGCGTACCCCGTACAACACATGGGGTACACACATTGATACTTTTTGCAAAAACGATCGAAGTTTGGTTTTTTACGGAATCAAGAAATCGAAGGTAGGTGGTACAATACATGTATAAACACGCGATTGGGTCAGATCCGAACACAAATAGCTCGCATTAGGGTTTGGGGAGGGTTTTGGGTGCTCAGTTTCGGCGGCGGTaagggaagggaaggaaggGTAGGGCACACCTGGCGGATGCTTGTCGCCGGCGAAGGGTCGGCGAAGACCTGGAGAAGGGCGGCGCCGCTCGCCAGTCGGCGCCGCTAGGGAAGGCCGAGACCCGAGGGGAGGAGAGAAagggaggaggtggaggagggagGAACGAAAGAAAAGGAGGGCGTGCGTGAACTCAACGGACTTGAAGTTGGCGGCGGAATGGTGGATGGGCCTTGCGACCGAGTCATGTGGGCTGCGTGCCGAAATACCAAGAaccaaaaaaaacaaaaatcGGCTACTTTGGTTCGGTTTTACGGAAAAAAACAAAAATCGGCAGCTTTGGTTCTGTTTTTAGTGGGGTTTTCACTTTTTTTCCGGAAAAGCTAAAGCATAGGTGCTTTAGGCGATGGGCATCCAAATTTTTGGGTCGATCGACGAGTACAAACTCtagcaagggcaaccaggacaGAATCGGGGATCAAGAATGGAGCTCCCTTTTcttaaaaagaaaaagaatgggGTTCTTTACTAAGGAATAGTAATGGCCCTAGAGATCCATTGGCGGTAGGTTACCCACGGGACTATAAAAACCAGACTGAATTTGTATCGCATACCGGTTCTGAAGGTTCTTTGAAATTAACATTTGCGCTTTAGAGTCTAGACACAGCAATTGAAGCACTCTAGTGGAGATCAGGGACGATATTCAATAATCTGACAGTATAGTACAGGGGGAGGGGGAATCTGAAATCCCAATGATCAAACCGAAAGACAGTATTCTGCCATTGAGCATCATGCACATCCGTGAAGCAAGCAAGCAAATACATGTAGCCACAATAGTCTGCTTCCACGGCAGCCTCTATAACCTATACATAAGATGTGAACTGAAACACATAAAAAGGTCGTAGCAAGCACGAATGGAGCCCATCATGCAACGTGAAAGGGCTGTAGTTTAGTGGTTACAGAAGCCTCAGTAGCATCTTAGATTCTGGATTTGACTTCCTGTGGGAGCGAATTTTTTAAATTTAACGGCGTTGTGCTTTTAATAGTAGGCGATGTTCTCGTCGACAACGAGGCGTCTGCGGTGACTTCGTCAATCTCGAGAATTCGCCAGCTCAGTCTTTGAAGATACTCATAGGGTAGGTTTTGCGTACGCATGTTCATATGGATGAATGTGCGTGCTTTGTGAGTGTCTAATTTGTACAGTGTAATTAAAAAAAAGAGTCTGTCATGCATCTACCATTTTCTTGAGACAAATATCAAGATTCCTACAAAGCATGACACTGGATATATGCACAAACCTCAATGAAACTTCCTAGAAGAATCTTTAGATAACCAGACATGCTAGTCCCGTAAGGGTTATTAAAGAAAATTAAAATAGTAGAGGAGCATCAGAAAATCAGAATTTAAGCAAATCATTTTGTAAAAGTACTCAAAGTATAAGCAAAATGAAGTACCCCGATCAAATAAATCGGAGTTTATTATGTATTACAGTGCCAGTCCCTGGATCAGTAGCTGGCACAATACATAACACAAGTGGTACATAGTCGTATAACACACTAATGACATTCACAACACCTCATCAAGATGATAACGACGACTAAAGCAGCGATGTCGTTAACAGGAGGGCAGTTATTTGGTCTTCACACTCAGACATACTAACCAGACGTTATGACTCGACCACAACTCCACATTGAACTCCACAGACTTGACTTGGGTGCGGACGCGAACTACTCGCAGTCTTCAGGCACATAATCCGGATCGGCTGCTAAAAACATCAACAATAAAAGAGTGAGTAcaaggtactcagcaagtcccacCTCGCCAGGGAGGGAGAGCAATTAATTAGTGCAACGATCAAATAAATATGCTCAAAGGTGAATGAACTCGAAACTGTAATGCAAATTATCAGGATATATCCATGCAACAACAATAACTATATATGCAAACAAATCTTATCCAGAAGCATATCTCATCTCCAAGCATCTCGCTCTAGG
Coding sequences within it:
- the LOC112892184 gene encoding basic leucine zipper 2, which produces MSRSPHLPPRCPPLGPQITRRDDSLFTQSCRFPSGDPFFGEPPCWLDDLLADSGKVPNLPPLRRACSDSDAILDALSTFQSPIHPIEEGDLSPGGEAEDLLDAVEGGESGSVVEASCVYGPNSPRQKSRLTTSESSMVNAVLENVPSNPLQYLTIDASSGVNGNVANGTADATDAFGHPDQDKTFKRRSGQRSRVRKLQYIAELERTVDSLQNMGADLAVRVASLFQLHNSLSMENKQLRIQISTLQHAKLIKEGQTQALKNEAERLKQMSGRHRRSRSVTSCYNPSPYGDASAVNWQMPDMTKLSLNGSSVSPRGGYGL